The Cloacibacillus sp. An23 genomic sequence AGTAACATCAGACGCGCCTTTGAAAAAGGCAAAGCGTTTATACCTTTTATAACCTGCGGCGACCCTAACCTCGCCGTCACGGAGGAGCTCGCCGTCGCGATGGCGGAGGCCGGGGCCGACCTCATAGAGCTCGGCATCCCGTTCTCCGACCCGACCGCCGAGGGGCCGGTCATTCAGGCCGCGAGCGGCCGCGCGCTCAGAGGCGGCGCGACGACGGACAAAATACTCGAAACGGCGCGCCGCATCCGCGAGCGCATCAAAACGCCGCTCGCCTTCATGACCTACGCGAACGTCGTCTTCTCATACGGCCCTGAGCGCTTCGCCGAAGCCGCGGCCGCAGCCGGAGTCGACGGGCTGATACTGCCCGACGTGCCGTTCGAGGAAAAAGAGGAGTTCGCCGCGCCGTGCCGCAAATTCGGCGTCGAGCTCGTCTCGCTGATAGCGCCGACATCGCATGAGCGCGTCTCCATGATAGCGCGCGAGGCCGAGGGCTTCGTCTACTGCGTTTCGTCGCTCGGAGTGACGGGCGTGCGCGGCGCGATAACGACGGACGTCGGCGCGATGGTGCGCCTCGTCAAGAAAGAGAAGGATATTCCCTGCGCCGTCGGCTTCGGCATCTCTACGCCGGAGCAGGCCGCGAAGATGGCCGCACTCTCCGACGGCGCGATAGTCGGCAGCGCGATAGTGAAGCTCTGCGAAAAATACGGAGACGAGGCCGTTCCGCACGTCGCGCGCTACGTGCGCGAGATGGCGGAGGCCGTGCACGGCGCGTAGATTTTTACACAGGCGATACGGAAACGAACTGCGGACGGCGCTCGCGCTCCGTCCGCTTTTTCGCGCTTGACGCCACGCGGGGAACTTTATGCTAAAATTACCTGTGTTAAGAGCGCGGAAGGAGGCTCGCCCCGCGATGATCCGCTGTACGAAGATGAACGGAAACGGCAACGACTTCATAGTGATAGACAATATGGCTCGCGGCTTCGGTACGGACGAGCTGTCGCGTCTCGCGCGCAAGCTCTGCCGCCGCGGCCTGTCGGTCGGCGCGGACGGCCTGCTCGCCGCGGAGCCGTCGGACTGCGCTGACTTTAAGATGCGTCTTTTCAACAGCGACGGATCTGAGGGCGAGATGTGCGGCAACGGCGCGCGCTGCATCGCGCGCTACGCTTTCGAGAAAGGGATAGTGCGGTTCCCGTCGATGCGTTTCGAAACGCTCGGCGGAGAGGTGCGCGCTTCGGTTCACGGCAGCGCGGCGTCGCTGGAGCTCTCTCCGGTTTTGCTGGACGAAGCCGTGCATTCGACTGTCGAGGCGGAGAGCGGCCTGTACGAATACACCTACCTGACCGTCGGCGTCCCGCACGCCGTAATATTCGAGCCGGAGCACAGCCGCGGCTTCGCTGACTACGCGCCGCTCGGCCGCGCGATAAGGCAGCGGGCGGACCTCTTCCCGCACGGCGCGAACGTGAACTTCGCGGCGGTCACGAAGGATGGCCTCGACGTGATGACATACGAGCGCGGCGTCGAAGATATGACGCTCTCGTGCGGAACCGGCTCCACGGCTTCGGCGGTAGCGGCCTACATGCTCGGCCTCTGCGGCCCCGAAGTGCGCGTGACGAACCCGGGCGGCGTGAACGTCGTGAAGCTCGCATTTTCCGAGGACGGACGGACCGTTTATCCGAAGCTCGAGGGCGCGATGCTGATGACCGCCGAGCTTGAAATTCTTCCCGAGGCTCTTGTATGATAAGGAAATTATTGCCGCAGGCAAATGATTCATGGAGGTAGTTGCAATGCCTAAACCTTGGTGGCGCGAGACGATAGAGACCGTGCTCTGGGCGGTAGTCCTCGCGCTGATACTCCGCACGTTCGTTGTGCAGGCTTTCTGGATTCCGAGCGGTTCCATGATACCGACGCTCGAGATAGGCGACAGGGTGCTCGTCCTTAAATTCTGGTACCATCTCCCGAACAACGGCCCTGAGCGCGGCGACATAGCCGTCTTCAAATATCCGGTAGACCCGAGGCGAGACTTCGTTAAGCGCGTCATAGGGCTGCCCGGCGACACGGTAGAGATGCGCAACGGCACCGTCTTCGTCAACGGAACGGAAGTATTCGAGCCTTACGTGAAGAACACCGACAGCTACAACATGGCGCCGGTAAAGGTGCCGGATGGCCATTACTTCTGCCTGGGAGACAACAGGCCTAATTCACAGGACGGACGGTTCTGGGGCTTCGTCCCCGAAAACTTCCTGCGCGGCCCGGCCGTCTTCAGATACTGGCCGCTGTCGCGCATAGGGACGCTGGAATAGACGGCCGATGCCCCGCACGGTATGGTACCCGGGCCATATGGCGAAGGGGAGGCGGCAGCTGGAGGCTCTGGCCTCCGCCGTCGATCTGCTGATTGAGGTGCGCGACGCGCGTGCGCCGCGGCTCACCTCGTCGCCGATGCTTTCGCTCTTCAAAGGAAAAATAGAGACGGCGGCGGTGCTTTCCAAAGCAGACCTCGCCGACGAAAAGATCACTCGAGAATGGTCTTCTTACCTTAAAAGCCGCGGGCTTCCGGCGTGGGCGCTCGACCTCCGTAAGGGCGGGGCGAACGCCGTGCGCACCGCGCTTGCGAAGAAAAAGCCGTCGTTCCGCGACCTGCGAGTCGCCGTCGTCGGCACGCCGAACGTCGGCAAATCCATGCTGATAAACCAGCTCGTCGGACGCAGGGCCGCGCGCGTCGGCGGCATCCCCGGCGTCACGAAAGGCGTATCGTGGTTCGGCGGCAACGGATTTCTGCTCGTAGACTCGCCGGGCATCCTCGACCCGCACGCCGACGCCCGCGCGCACCGCATGATTTCGTGGATAGGCTCGTCGCGCAGCCAGGTCATCGGCAGCTTCGAGGAACATGCTAAGGACTGCATAGAATTTCTCATTCGTAAAAATTTATGGAGCGGCGTCGAAAATTTGTGGGGCGTAGCCCCTGGCGGCGCGCCGGTTGAGATTCTCGAACAGGTCGGTCGGAGGCTCGGACGTCTCGCGCCCGGCGGCGCGGTCGATATGGAGGGCGCGGGGCGCGCGTTTCTCGACGCGCTCGCGAACGGGAAGTTCGGGCGCATGAGCTTCGAGCGTCCAGGCGACGCGCCGCTCTGGGAGGAGCTGTGAGCTTGCCTCCCTACGTCATAGCCGGGACCGACGAAGCCGGACGCGGCCCTCTCGCAGGGCCTGTCGTCGCGGCGGCCGCCGTGCTAACCGCCGGGCAGCGCGAGAGGCTTCTGTCTCTCGGCCTCAACGATTCCAAGAAACTTACGCCTAAAAAACGTGAAAAGATATTCGCGGCGATGTGCGAGGCCGGCGTCGAATGGCGCGCTCAGGCGGCCTCGCCGCGCGTCATAGACAGGATAAATATATTGAACGCCTCGCTCTGGTGCATGAAGCGCTCGGTCGAACGGCTGCGCCTCCGCCCCGACCTCGTGCTCGTAGACGGCAACCGGCTCGTCCCGGGGCTCGCCGTCCGTCAGAAGGCCGTGATAAAGGGCGACTCGCGCGTGCCGGCGATAGCCGCGGCATCCGTCGCCGCGAAGGTGCTGCGCGACCGCGTGATGGAGGCGCTCGACAAAATTTATCCGCAGTATCAGTTTTCAAAGCACAAGGGATACCCGAGCGCGCTGCACAGGGCGCTAGTCGCCGAGTACGGGCCTTCTCCCGTCCATAGGCTGTCGTTCAGAGGAGCGGGCGGCGTTGAGGATTGACGCGAAGGTGCGACGCGCTCTTGAAAAATCAGTCGCGCACCAAACGCGGCCCGTTTCCGGCGGCGCCGGTTTGCGCGAAAAAGGCGGAAAGGCCGCGCATCTGGCTTTCGGAGCCGCCGGAGAGGAACTCGCGGCCCGTTACCTCGCTGGACTCGGATATAGGATAATAGACAGGAACGTCCGCGTCGGACACTGCGAGATAGATTTGATTGCACGCGACGGGGAAGAGCTCGTCTTCACCGAAGTCCGCGCGCGGCGCGACAATCCGGTGGCCGCGCCCGAGGACACAGTTGGCCCGGTCAAGCTCGAAAGGCTCGTGCGCGCGGCCTCGCTGTGGACGCAGCGGATGAATTATGAAGGATTCTGGCGGATAGATCTCGTCGCCGTCACGTCGTTCGACGGCGGCGAAATGAAGCTCGAACATATAAAAAGTATAACGGAGCCGATATCATGAGGAACATAGCGGGACTTACGCTTCGCGGCATGACCGGCGCGGCGGTCGAGGTGGAGGCCGAAATAACCGGAGGAATGCCGACCATTTCGGTCGTCGGACTGCCCGACGCCGCCGTCAAGGAGGCGCGCGAGCGCGTGCGTGCGGCGCTGCGCACGGTGGACGTCCTGCTCAAAGGGCGCGTCTCGGTCAATCTCGCGCCCGCCGACCTGCCGAAGGAGGGCGCTATGCTCGACCTGCCCATCGCCGTCGCTCTGGCCGAGAAGGCCGGGCGCGTGCGGACGGAGCGCCCCGCGCTCTATATAGGCGAGCTCGCGCTAGACGGCAGGCTTCGCGGCGTGCGCGGCGCCGTCCCCGCGGCGTTCTTCGCGCGCGAACACGACATGGAACTTTTCGTCCCGTCAGAAAACGCGGACGAGGTGTCTATAGTCGGCGGAGTGCGCGCGCACAGCGCGCCGGATCTGAAAAGTCTGATAATGCACCTGCGCGGCGAGAAAACTCTGGAAACGATAGAAAAGCGCGAGATAGTCTGCGGCGAGCCCGTTGCCGATCCCGACTTCTCTGAGATAAAGGGACAGGCCGCCGCAAAGCGCGCTCTCGAAATCGCCGCGGCGGGCCATCACAACATACTGTTCATAGGCTCTCCGGGCTCAGGCAAGACGATGCTTGCGAAGGCGCTCAGAGGCATACTGCCGCCGCTCGACGACGAAGAGCTTATGGAGGTCATGCTTCTTCGCAGTACGGCGGGGCTGCCTTTCGTCCTAAGCCGCGAACGCCCGTTCCGCGCCGTCCACCACACCGCGACGACGGCGGCGATATGCGGCGGCGGCTCGTGGCTGCGCCCCGGCGAGATAAGCCTCGCCTCGCGCGGCGTGCTTTTCCTAGACGAGTTCCCGGAGTTCCAGCGCGACGTGATAGAGGCTCTGCGCCAGCCGCTTGAGGACGGCTCGATAACCGTCAGCCGCGTCTCGGGCAGCGTCAGCTATCCAGCCAGGGTGCTCGTCGTCGCGGCCTGCAACCCCTGTCCCTGCGGCTTCGCGGGAGACCCGGAGCGGAAGTGCGTATGCAGCGCCGCGTCGCTCGAACGCTACCGGCGCAAGCTCTCCGGCCCGATACTCGACAGGATAGACCTTCACGTCACCGTGCCGAGGCTGACGCCGGAGGAGCTGGTCTCGCTAGGCGAGAGCGGAGGGGAGACCAGCGCGGAGGTGCGCGCCCGCGTGACGGCTGCGCGCGAAATACAGCGCGCGAGATGGAAGCCTTTCGGCTTCCGATACAACGCCGAAATACCTGAAAAATTCCTACGGCGCAACGCTTCGATGAAGCCTGAGGTGCGCGCCTTCATACTCGAAACTCTCAAGCGCGTCAAACTCTCGGGGCGCGGCCTCTCGCGCGTGCTGCGCGTCGCGCGGACGATAGCCGACCTCGAAGACGCGCCGCAGATAGAGATACGCCACGTCGCCGAGGCGGCGGGGTACCGCGAAGGGGAGGCGACGTCGTGGATGAACGCCTGAAATTCCTGCTGCTGCTGAACTGCGTCAATGCGAACTCGCAGGCGCTCGCGAAATTCGCTGCGCTGGGCGCGCCGTACTGCGAGCTGTGGCGTCCGTCGAAAATAGACGCGGCGGCGACGGTATTCACCGAAAAGCAGCTTGCGCGCATACTCGACGCGGAATCGCGCGCGTGGCCCGAAAAAGAGGCGGAACGAGCGGCGAGGCTCGGCGCGAGGATAGTTACGATAGACGACGCAGAATACCCGGAGCGGCTGCTCGACCTCCGGGACGCGCCGCTCGTCCTATACGTCCGCGGAAACTGCCGGAAAATGCCGGAGAAATGCTTAGCCGTAGTCGGCACGCGGCGGACAGGGGCTTACGGCAGAGCGGTCGCCCGCTCGATAGGCGAAGCCTGCGCGCGTTACGGCGTGGCTCTGGTCAGCGGAGGAGCTTTCGGCGTAGACGGTGAGTCTCAGGCGGCCTGCGCGTCGGCATGCGGGACAACCGTCGCGGTCATGGGCACCGGTATCGACGTCGCATACCCCGCGTCGAACCGCGCACTTTTCGAGCAAATATGCGAACGCGGCGCGCTCGTCACGGAATTTCCGATAGGCGCGGGCGGCGACCCGTGGCATTTCCCGCAGCGCAACCGCATAGTCGCGGCTCTCGCCGAAAAGGTGATAGTCGTCGAAGCGCCGCTCAAAAGCGGTTCTATGATAACCGCGCGTCTTGCGCTCGAACTTGGGCGCGAAGTATGGGCTGTGCCTGGACGCATCTTCGACGCGAACGCCGAGGGGACGAATTCGCTCATTTACGACGGAGCGTTCCCTTATATAAATGAAAAAACCTTCTTCGAATCGTACGGAGTGAGCGCGGACGGGGAAACGGGCGGCGGACGCGCAGAAACTCCAGCCGCCGCTCTCGAAGGCGAAGAAAAGAAAATTTTTGACTATCTTGCGGCGAACGGAGAAAAAACGATTGACAATATATCCGTTGCCGTTAAAATGAGCGCCGCTGACATTTTGAAAAATATCACGCTGCTGTCCGCGAAAGGGCTGGTCTACATGCCGTCGGCGGGACGGTACGGCGTAAGGGGCAATTTATAAAAGAGAGGTGGGGCTGCGATGGCCGTCAGAAAAAAAGCCGCGGAGGAAGCGGCGGCGACCGGCGAAGCTGAGAAGGGCGCGGCGAAAAAATCTTCCGCGAAGAAAACCGTGAAGAGCGCCGCGGCGAAAAAGGAGACAGCCGTCAAAAAAACGACGGCGGCGAAAAAAAGCACGGCGAAAAGCGCGGCCGAAAAGACCGAAAAAGCCGCGTCCGCGAAAAAAACGCCCGCGAAGAAAGCTTCTTCCAAAACCTCGGCGAAGCT encodes the following:
- the trpA gene encoding tryptophan synthase subunit alpha → MSNIRRAFEKGKAFIPFITCGDPNLAVTEELAVAMAEAGADLIELGIPFSDPTAEGPVIQAASGRALRGGATTDKILETARRIRERIKTPLAFMTYANVVFSYGPERFAEAAAAAGVDGLILPDVPFEEKEEFAAPCRKFGVELVSLIAPTSHERVSMIAREAEGFVYCVSSLGVTGVRGAITTDVGAMVRLVKKEKDIPCAVGFGISTPEQAAKMAALSDGAIVGSAIVKLCEKYGDEAVPHVARYVREMAEAVHGA
- the dapF gene encoding diaminopimelate epimerase; this translates as MIRCTKMNGNGNDFIVIDNMARGFGTDELSRLARKLCRRGLSVGADGLLAAEPSDCADFKMRLFNSDGSEGEMCGNGARCIARYAFEKGIVRFPSMRFETLGGEVRASVHGSAASLELSPVLLDEAVHSTVEAESGLYEYTYLTVGVPHAVIFEPEHSRGFADYAPLGRAIRQRADLFPHGANVNFAAVTKDGLDVMTYERGVEDMTLSCGTGSTASAVAAYMLGLCGPEVRVTNPGGVNVVKLAFSEDGRTVYPKLEGAMLMTAELEILPEALV
- the lepB gene encoding signal peptidase I, whose amino-acid sequence is MPKPWWRETIETVLWAVVLALILRTFVVQAFWIPSGSMIPTLEIGDRVLVLKFWYHLPNNGPERGDIAVFKYPVDPRRDFVKRVIGLPGDTVEMRNGTVFVNGTEVFEPYVKNTDSYNMAPVKVPDGHYFCLGDNRPNSQDGRFWGFVPENFLRGPAVFRYWPLSRIGTLE
- a CDS encoding GTPase, giving the protein MPRTVWYPGHMAKGRRQLEALASAVDLLIEVRDARAPRLTSSPMLSLFKGKIETAAVLSKADLADEKITREWSSYLKSRGLPAWALDLRKGGANAVRTALAKKKPSFRDLRVAVVGTPNVGKSMLINQLVGRRAARVGGIPGVTKGVSWFGGNGFLLVDSPGILDPHADARAHRMISWIGSSRSQVIGSFEEHAKDCIEFLIRKNLWSGVENLWGVAPGGAPVEILEQVGRRLGRLAPGGAVDMEGAGRAFLDALANGKFGRMSFERPGDAPLWEEL
- a CDS encoding ribonuclease HII; its protein translation is MPPYVIAGTDEAGRGPLAGPVVAAAAVLTAGQRERLLSLGLNDSKKLTPKKREKIFAAMCEAGVEWRAQAASPRVIDRINILNASLWCMKRSVERLRLRPDLVLVDGNRLVPGLAVRQKAVIKGDSRVPAIAAASVAAKVLRDRVMEALDKIYPQYQFSKHKGYPSALHRALVAEYGPSPVHRLSFRGAGGVED
- a CDS encoding YraN family protein; this translates as MREKGGKAAHLAFGAAGEELAARYLAGLGYRIIDRNVRVGHCEIDLIARDGEELVFTEVRARRDNPVAAPEDTVGPVKLERLVRAASLWTQRMNYEGFWRIDLVAVTSFDGGEMKLEHIKSITEPIS
- a CDS encoding YifB family Mg chelatase-like AAA ATPase → MRNIAGLTLRGMTGAAVEVEAEITGGMPTISVVGLPDAAVKEARERVRAALRTVDVLLKGRVSVNLAPADLPKEGAMLDLPIAVALAEKAGRVRTERPALYIGELALDGRLRGVRGAVPAAFFAREHDMELFVPSENADEVSIVGGVRAHSAPDLKSLIMHLRGEKTLETIEKREIVCGEPVADPDFSEIKGQAAAKRALEIAAAGHHNILFIGSPGSGKTMLAKALRGILPPLDDEELMEVMLLRSTAGLPFVLSRERPFRAVHHTATTAAICGGGSWLRPGEISLASRGVLFLDEFPEFQRDVIEALRQPLEDGSITVSRVSGSVSYPARVLVVAACNPCPCGFAGDPERKCVCSAASLERYRRKLSGPILDRIDLHVTVPRLTPEELVSLGESGGETSAEVRARVTAAREIQRARWKPFGFRYNAEIPEKFLRRNASMKPEVRAFILETLKRVKLSGRGLSRVLRVARTIADLEDAPQIEIRHVAEAAGYREGEATSWMNA
- the dprA gene encoding DNA-processing protein DprA — translated: MDERLKFLLLLNCVNANSQALAKFAALGAPYCELWRPSKIDAAATVFTEKQLARILDAESRAWPEKEAERAARLGARIVTIDDAEYPERLLDLRDAPLVLYVRGNCRKMPEKCLAVVGTRRTGAYGRAVARSIGEACARYGVALVSGGAFGVDGESQAACASACGTTVAVMGTGIDVAYPASNRALFEQICERGALVTEFPIGAGGDPWHFPQRNRIVAALAEKVIVVEAPLKSGSMITARLALELGREVWAVPGRIFDANAEGTNSLIYDGAFPYINEKTFFESYGVSADGETGGGRAETPAAALEGEEKKIFDYLAANGEKTIDNISVAVKMSAADILKNITLLSAKGLVYMPSAGRYGVRGNL